A section of the Etheostoma cragini isolate CJK2018 chromosome 12, CSU_Ecrag_1.0, whole genome shotgun sequence genome encodes:
- the LOC117954833 gene encoding tubulin beta-2A chain isoform X1, producing the protein MREIVHIQAGQCGNQIGAKFWEVISDEHGIDPTGSYQGDSDLQLERINVYYNEASGSTGSKYVPRAILVDLEPGTMDSVRSGPFGQLFRPDNFVFGQSGAGNNWAKGHYTEGAELVDSVLDVVRKESENCDCLQGFQLTHSLGGGTGSGMGTLLISKIREEYPDRIMNTFSVMPSPKVSDTVVEPYNATLSVHQLVENTDETFSIDNEALYDICFRTLKLTTPTYGDLNHLVSATMSGVTTCLRFPGQLNADLRKLAVNMVPFPRLHFFMPGFAPLTSRGSQQYRALSVPELTQQMFDAKNMMAACDPRHGRYLTVAAIFRGRMSMKEVDEQMLSVQNKNSSYFVEWIPNNVKTAVCDIPPRGLKMSATFIGNSTAIQELFRRISEQFTAMFRRKAFLHWYTGEGMDEMEFTEAESNMNDLVSEYQQYQDATADEMGEYEEDEIEDEEEVRHDIRH; encoded by the exons ATGAGGGAAATCGTTCACATCCAGGCTGGACAGTGTGGAAATCAGATTGGGGCGAAG TTCTGGGAGGTGATAAGTGACGAGCATGGCATCGATCCAACCGGGAGTTACCAAGGTGACAGTGACCTGCAGCTGGAGAGGATAAATGTCTACTACAATGAGGCATCAG ggaGCACAG GCAGCAAATATGTCCCCCGGGCCATTCTGGTCGACCTGGAGCCAGGAACCATGGATTCAGTTCGCTCCGGCCCGTTTGGACAGCTTTTCAGGCCTGACAACTTTGTCTTTG GTCAAAGTGGAGCAGGAAATAACTGGGCTAAGGGTCACTACACTGAGGGAGCTGAGCTGGTGGACTCGGTGCTGGATGTGGTGAGGAAGGAGTCCGAGAACTGCGATTGCCTCCAGGGCTTTCAGCTCACCCACTCGCTTGGCGGAGGCACGGGTTCAGGAATGGGTACACTGCTAATCAGCAAGATCCGCGAGGAGTACCCCGACCGCATCATGAACACCTTCAGTGTCATGCCTTCCCCAAAGGTGTCTGACACTGTGGTGGAGCCCTACAACGCCACTCTCTCTGTCCACCAGTTAGTGGAAAACACAGATGAGACCTTCAGCATTGACAATGAGGCCCTGTATGATATTTGCTTCCGCACCCTGAAGCTGACCACACCTACCTACGGAGACCTCAACCACCTGGTTTCAGCCACCATGAGCGGGGTGACCACCTGTCTACGCTTCCCTGGCCAACTCAACGCTGACCTGCGTAAGCTGGCTGTCAACATGGTGCCCTTCCCCCGCCTGCATTTCTTCATGCCGGGCTTTGCGCCCCTTACAAGCAGGGGCAGCCAGCAGTACCGCGCCCTCTCCGTCCCAGAGCTCACGCAGCAAATGTTCGATGCCAAGAACATGATGGCAGCCTGTGACCCTCGTCATGGACGCTACCTCACTGTGGCAGCCATCTTCCGCGGCCGTATGTCAATGAAGGAAGTGGATGAACAGATGTTGAGCGTGCAGAACAAGAACAGCAGCTACTTCGTTGAATGGATTCCCAACAATGTCAAGACCGCCGTTTGCGACATCCCTCCCCGTGGCCTCAAGATGTCCGCCACCTTCATTGGCAACAGCACGGCCATCCAGGAGCTGTTCAGGAGGATCTCTGAGCAGTTCACAGCCATGTTTCGCCGAAAGGCCTTCCTCCACTGGTACACTGGCGAGGGAATGGATGAGATGGAGTTCACGGAGGCCGAGAGCAACATGAATGACCTGGTGTCCGAGTATCAGCAGTACCAGGATGCTACCGCTGATGAGATGGGCGAGTATGAAGAAGATGAAAtagaggatgaggaagaagtCCGCCATGATATCCGCCACTGA
- the LOC117954833 gene encoding tubulin beta-2A chain isoform X2 has product MREIVHIQAGQCGNQIGAKFWEVISDEHGIDPTGSYQGDSDLQLERINVYYNEASGSKYVPRAILVDLEPGTMDSVRSGPFGQLFRPDNFVFGQSGAGNNWAKGHYTEGAELVDSVLDVVRKESENCDCLQGFQLTHSLGGGTGSGMGTLLISKIREEYPDRIMNTFSVMPSPKVSDTVVEPYNATLSVHQLVENTDETFSIDNEALYDICFRTLKLTTPTYGDLNHLVSATMSGVTTCLRFPGQLNADLRKLAVNMVPFPRLHFFMPGFAPLTSRGSQQYRALSVPELTQQMFDAKNMMAACDPRHGRYLTVAAIFRGRMSMKEVDEQMLSVQNKNSSYFVEWIPNNVKTAVCDIPPRGLKMSATFIGNSTAIQELFRRISEQFTAMFRRKAFLHWYTGEGMDEMEFTEAESNMNDLVSEYQQYQDATADEMGEYEEDEIEDEEEVRHDIRH; this is encoded by the exons ATGAGGGAAATCGTTCACATCCAGGCTGGACAGTGTGGAAATCAGATTGGGGCGAAG TTCTGGGAGGTGATAAGTGACGAGCATGGCATCGATCCAACCGGGAGTTACCAAGGTGACAGTGACCTGCAGCTGGAGAGGATAAATGTCTACTACAATGAGGCATCAG GCAGCAAATATGTCCCCCGGGCCATTCTGGTCGACCTGGAGCCAGGAACCATGGATTCAGTTCGCTCCGGCCCGTTTGGACAGCTTTTCAGGCCTGACAACTTTGTCTTTG GTCAAAGTGGAGCAGGAAATAACTGGGCTAAGGGTCACTACACTGAGGGAGCTGAGCTGGTGGACTCGGTGCTGGATGTGGTGAGGAAGGAGTCCGAGAACTGCGATTGCCTCCAGGGCTTTCAGCTCACCCACTCGCTTGGCGGAGGCACGGGTTCAGGAATGGGTACACTGCTAATCAGCAAGATCCGCGAGGAGTACCCCGACCGCATCATGAACACCTTCAGTGTCATGCCTTCCCCAAAGGTGTCTGACACTGTGGTGGAGCCCTACAACGCCACTCTCTCTGTCCACCAGTTAGTGGAAAACACAGATGAGACCTTCAGCATTGACAATGAGGCCCTGTATGATATTTGCTTCCGCACCCTGAAGCTGACCACACCTACCTACGGAGACCTCAACCACCTGGTTTCAGCCACCATGAGCGGGGTGACCACCTGTCTACGCTTCCCTGGCCAACTCAACGCTGACCTGCGTAAGCTGGCTGTCAACATGGTGCCCTTCCCCCGCCTGCATTTCTTCATGCCGGGCTTTGCGCCCCTTACAAGCAGGGGCAGCCAGCAGTACCGCGCCCTCTCCGTCCCAGAGCTCACGCAGCAAATGTTCGATGCCAAGAACATGATGGCAGCCTGTGACCCTCGTCATGGACGCTACCTCACTGTGGCAGCCATCTTCCGCGGCCGTATGTCAATGAAGGAAGTGGATGAACAGATGTTGAGCGTGCAGAACAAGAACAGCAGCTACTTCGTTGAATGGATTCCCAACAATGTCAAGACCGCCGTTTGCGACATCCCTCCCCGTGGCCTCAAGATGTCCGCCACCTTCATTGGCAACAGCACGGCCATCCAGGAGCTGTTCAGGAGGATCTCTGAGCAGTTCACAGCCATGTTTCGCCGAAAGGCCTTCCTCCACTGGTACACTGGCGAGGGAATGGATGAGATGGAGTTCACGGAGGCCGAGAGCAACATGAATGACCTGGTGTCCGAGTATCAGCAGTACCAGGATGCTACCGCTGATGAGATGGGCGAGTATGAAGAAGATGAAAtagaggatgaggaagaagtCCGCCATGATATCCGCCACTGA